One stretch of Malus domestica chromosome 14, GDT2T_hap1 DNA includes these proteins:
- the LOC103424349 gene encoding xylan glycosyltransferase MUCI21-like: protein MARYQRHQHHQWRKVEKPCAAAEEDEESQTTTFLMEFANSGYYYKRTSPKLLYLLFISFLSCSFILAPHLFSSTTTFSLLYSTPVEDMDVNVPLCSSISNGTICCDRSNIRSDICVMKGDVRTQSASSTIFLYRSTEGSSFQNRVSDVVEENEEDGTGELEHEKVKPYTRKWETSVMDTIDELQLIAKKDTLGMHHRCDVQHDVPAVFFSTGGYTGNVYHEFNDGIMPLFITSQRFNKKVVFVILDYHNWWVTKYGDIVSQLSDYPPIDFSGDTRTHCFPEVTVGLRIHDELTVDSSLMEGNVSIVDFRNLLDRAYWPRIKSLIEDEEREAQEKLSASLASKSSFEPESAVQEDQFKKPKLVIISRNGSRAITNENLMVRMAAQIGFEVNVLRPDRTTELAKIYRALNASDVMIGVHGAAMTHFMFMKPGSVFIQVVPLGTEWAAKEYYGEPARKLGLKYIGYQILTRESSLYAKYDKDDPVLRDPESVNKMGWEYTKKIYLDGQTVRLDLGRFRKRLVRAYGYIFHRLNYHPHLQSR, encoded by the exons ATGGCGCGGTATCAGCGGCACCAGCACCACCAGTGGAGAAAAGTTGAAAAGCCTTGTGCAGCCgcagaggaagatgaagaatcACAGACCACCACCTTTCTAATGGAGTTTGCAAACTCTGGTTACTATTACAAGAGAACAAGTCCCAAGCTTCTCTATCTCCTCTTCATCTCTTTCCTCTCTTGCAGCTTCATCTTAGCCCCTCATCTTTTCAGCTCCACCaccactttctctctccttt attcaacaCCTGTGGAAGATATGGATGTAAATGTTCCCTTGTGTTCTTCAATCTCTAACG GAACTATATGTTGCGATCGAAGCAATATTCGTTCAGATATTTGTGTAATGAAAGGGGATGTAAGAACACAGTCTGCTTCCTCCACTATCTTCCTCTACCGATCTACAGAAGGAAGTAGCTTCCAAAATCGTGTTTCTGATGTTGTTgaggaaaatgaagaagatggaaCAGGGGAACTAGAGCATGAAAAGGTCAAACCGTATACACGGAAATGGGAAACAAGTGTCATGGACACCATTGATGAATTACAGCTCATTGCGAAGAAAGACACTCTAGGCATGCACCACCGGTGTGATGTGCAGCACGATGTTCCGGCAGTGTTTTTCTCAACCGGGGGATATACCGGTAATGTCTATCATGAATTTAATGATGGGATTATGCCATTGTTCATTACTTCCCAGCGTTTCAACAAGAAGGTTGTTTTTGTTATTCTCGATTACCATAATTGGTGGGTGACGAAATATGGTGACATTGTTTCTCAACTATCAGATTATCCGCCTATAGACTTTAGTGGAGATACAAGAACTCATTGCTTCCCAGAGGTCACAGTTGGTTTGAGGATTCACGACGAGCTCACTGTGGATTCTTCACTGATGGAGGGAAATGTGAGCATTGTTGACTTTCGAAATCTTCTAGACCGAGCCTACTGGCCTCGAATTAAAAGTCTTATTGAAGACGAGGAACGGGAAGCACAGGAAAAGCTTTCTGCATCTTTGGCATCTAAAAGCTCTTTCGAACCTGAGAGTGCAGTGCAAGAAGATCAGTTCAAGAAGCCTAAACTGGTCATCATATCTCGAAATGGATCAAGAGCGATAACAAATGAGAATTTAATGGTGAGAATGGCCGCGCAAATTGGGTTTGAAGTTAACGTTTTGAGACCTGACCGCACGACAGAGTTAGCAAAGATTTATCGGGCCCTTAATGCGAGTGATGTGATGATTGGGGTTCATGGTGCTGCCATGACACACTTTATGTTCATGAAGCCTGGGTCTGTGTTTATCCAAGTTGTTCCCCTTGGCACTGAGTGGGCAGCGAAGGAGTATTATGGGGAACCTGCAAGGAAGCTCGGCTTAAAATACATCGGCTACCAAATTCTAACCCGGGAGAGCTCGTTATACGCCAAATATGATAAGGATGATCCTGTTCTTAGGGATCCAGAGAGTGTAAACAAAATGGGATGGGAATACACAAAGAAAATCTATCTTGATGGCCAAACTGTGAGATTAGACCTCGGAAGATTTCGAAAGCGATTGGTTCGTGCTTACGGCTACATCTTCCACAGGTTGAACTATCACCCCCATCTTCAATCACGGTAG